A single region of the Pararhodospirillum photometricum DSM 122 genome encodes:
- a CDS encoding autotransporter assembly complex protein TamA: MRSRPPPHLGLLLSIIVVLAGAVRADEPPEEALVYGVSLDVNSEDNSLKPYLERVSRLVSLRDDPPFSGAGLRRRMEADLELFHKALRSRGYYAAATKGAVETGDKPAKVEIQVEAGPLYTLEAVNIEEITPEISTDSPSLWPAERAAQAAGLALGSPALADDVLKGEGTVALGRQREGYPLARVTDRVVVVDHSRKTMKVTYKLESGSRATFGSLRVTGLAEVKESYVLAMRPWQEGELYDERQLREFRRRLSETRLFATLDLAPDTAVDESGRVPIVLVVTEGPPRTISGGLSYGTDQGPGATGRWEHRNFLGGGETLRVEAVGALTQQALTGQFRKPYFLDPRQTLTGTARLAREDQEAYTGYTNEVGVGIERQLSDAWRVTGGVVLDYDRLTWPDDDNDTLHDQSLVGLPFQVVRDTSNSPLDPTTGTRAALGLTPLAGLVSETTTAFLVADLTGSVYQAIWEDRVVLAGRARLSSLLGADLGHVPPNRRLYAGGGGSVRGFGHQRIGPLASDGDPLGGRSAAEIGAELRIRITESIGLVPFLEGGTVGTDPWPTVSESVRWGAGLGVRYHTGFGPIRADIGVPLNPRKDDDSFQVYISLGQAF; this comes from the coding sequence ATGCGCTCTAGACCTCCGCCTCACCTCGGGTTGCTTCTTAGTATTATTGTCGTTCTAGCCGGGGCGGTTCGGGCCGATGAGCCTCCCGAAGAGGCCTTGGTGTATGGCGTTTCTCTAGATGTGAATAGTGAGGATAACTCTCTCAAGCCTTATCTTGAAAGGGTTTCTCGCTTGGTGTCTCTCCGGGACGATCCGCCGTTTAGTGGGGCTGGTCTGCGCCGTCGGATGGAGGCCGACCTGGAGCTTTTCCACAAGGCCCTGCGCTCCCGTGGATATTATGCCGCCGCAACGAAAGGAGCTGTGGAAACGGGGGATAAGCCGGCGAAGGTGGAAATTCAGGTTGAAGCGGGCCCTCTCTATACCCTTGAAGCGGTGAACATTGAGGAGATCACCCCCGAAATATCCACCGACTCTCCCTCTTTGTGGCCAGCCGAGCGAGCGGCCCAGGCGGCGGGGCTGGCTCTGGGAAGCCCGGCGCTGGCCGACGATGTTCTGAAGGGTGAGGGGACGGTGGCCCTGGGGCGTCAGCGCGAGGGCTATCCCCTGGCCCGGGTCACAGACCGGGTCGTGGTGGTGGATCACAGCCGTAAGACCATGAAAGTGACCTACAAGCTGGAGAGCGGCTCCCGGGCGACCTTTGGGTCGCTGCGGGTCACGGGACTGGCCGAGGTCAAGGAGAGCTATGTGCTGGCGATGCGACCGTGGCAGGAGGGCGAGCTCTACGATGAGCGCCAGCTTCGCGAGTTTCGCCGCCGCCTCTCGGAGACCCGGCTGTTCGCCACCCTCGATCTCGCTCCCGACACGGCGGTAGACGAGAGCGGTCGCGTGCCTATTGTGTTGGTCGTCACCGAGGGCCCACCACGCACGATCTCGGGCGGGCTGTCCTATGGCACCGATCAGGGGCCGGGGGCCACGGGGCGCTGGGAACACCGCAATTTCCTGGGGGGCGGTGAGACCTTGCGCGTCGAGGCGGTGGGGGCCCTCACGCAACAGGCCCTCACCGGGCAGTTTCGCAAACCTTATTTTCTCGACCCCCGGCAAACCCTGACCGGCACCGCCCGTCTTGCCCGCGAGGACCAGGAGGCCTACACCGGGTACACTAACGAAGTGGGCGTTGGGATCGAGCGCCAACTGAGTGACGCGTGGCGAGTCACTGGCGGCGTGGTCTTGGACTATGACCGCCTGACCTGGCCCGACGACGACAACGATACCTTGCACGATCAGAGTTTGGTGGGGCTCCCGTTTCAGGTGGTGCGCGACACCTCAAACTCGCCGCTGGACCCCACGACCGGGACGCGCGCGGCTCTCGGTCTCACCCCTCTCGCCGGGTTGGTTTCCGAGACGACCACCGCCTTCCTGGTCGCCGATCTGACGGGCTCGGTGTATCAGGCCATCTGGGAGGATCGGGTCGTGCTGGCCGGGCGGGCCCGGCTCAGTTCCCTTCTGGGGGCCGATCTTGGACACGTGCCCCCCAACCGCCGCCTCTATGCCGGGGGCGGCGGCTCGGTGCGGGGCTTCGGACATCAGCGCATTGGCCCCTTGGCCTCTGACGGCGATCCTTTGGGCGGGCGCTCCGCCGCGGAGATCGGCGCCGAACTGCGGATACGGATCACGGAGAGTATTGGCCTTGTCCCGTTTCTGGAGGGCGGAACCGTGGGCACCGACCCTTGGCCCACGGTGAGCGAATCCGTGCGCTGGGGCGCGGGGCTGGGCGTGCGCTATCACACCGGCTTTGGTCCTATCCGTGCCGACATCGGCGTGCCCCTCAACCCGCGTAAGGATGACGATTCCTTCCAAGTGTATATCAGTCTGGGGCAAGCGTTCTGA
- a CDS encoding translocation/assembly module TamB domain-containing protein, whose translation MRFVDPLAVGLDRGRLEVSGALLGRRGDRLRLTLQAFPLDLVSLVAPGLGLEGQVDGTLEGGGSLARPLGTATLVGRALRAGALEGHTLQARLSATLDKTLSADLSLEGLSPTPLQASVTLTPGAGLRFPPSTPIAGSLRWSGDLRALWDLTPWVDHRPAGATTLDLQLAGTLGAPGVTGQVTLERGRYENLLTGTVVENVSLDLDADASRTVRFTLAGTDGGPGSLKANGTFSFSDLAHPVGTAALEATRATLVRRDDVTASLDAVLALALGPQGGHLTGEITTQKVAVRLIDTLGAGVPELEVLEIGGPGGPLTLDDALAAQTAAGPVRAAPLDLDVRVTLPNRVYVTGKGIDTEWKGALHITGTPDQPVVVGAIENLRGQVELLGRNFSLRQSALRFDGGRRLDPNLDIRATNTAGKITAVARITGPVSSPQVSFSSEPSLPQDEVIAHILFGKSSGQLSVIEAVQLARAVGEVGGLATGGSFMDTVRGITGLDVLKLGESEGGATTVQAGAYLRENVYIGVVQGMSLGDSAVEVQVDLTPSLSLETKAGASGAGSAGLLWKRDY comes from the coding sequence GTGCGGTTTGTCGATCCCCTGGCGGTTGGCCTGGACCGGGGCCGCCTCGAGGTGAGTGGGGCCTTGTTGGGGCGGCGCGGCGATCGCCTGCGGCTCACGCTTCAGGCCTTTCCCCTCGACCTTGTCTCCCTGGTGGCGCCCGGGCTGGGACTGGAAGGGCAGGTGGATGGCACCTTGGAGGGAGGCGGCTCCCTGGCCCGTCCCCTTGGTACGGCCACGCTGGTGGGGCGCGCGCTGCGGGCCGGGGCTCTGGAAGGGCACACGCTCCAGGCCCGCCTGAGCGCCACCCTCGACAAAACCCTGAGTGCCGACCTCAGTTTGGAGGGCTTGTCGCCCACCCCCTTGCAGGCTTCCGTGACCTTAACGCCAGGGGCTGGTCTTCGCTTTCCCCCGAGCACCCCGATCGCCGGAAGCTTGCGCTGGTCGGGAGACCTCCGTGCTCTTTGGGACCTGACCCCCTGGGTGGACCACCGCCCGGCGGGCGCCACCACCCTTGATCTCCAGCTTGCCGGCACCCTGGGCGCCCCGGGAGTTACGGGGCAGGTCACGCTGGAGCGCGGCCGCTATGAGAACCTGCTCACCGGCACCGTGGTGGAGAACGTGAGCCTTGATCTCGACGCCGATGCCTCCCGAACCGTGCGTTTTACCCTGGCGGGTACGGATGGCGGCCCCGGATCCCTGAAGGCCAACGGGACCTTCTCCTTCAGTGATCTCGCCCACCCCGTGGGCACGGCGGCGCTGGAAGCCACCCGGGCGACCTTGGTGCGGCGCGATGACGTGACCGCCAGCCTGGACGCCGTGTTGGCCCTGGCCCTGGGGCCGCAGGGGGGACACCTGACGGGCGAGATAACAACGCAAAAGGTCGCCGTGCGCTTGATCGACACCTTGGGGGCTGGAGTGCCGGAGCTGGAGGTGCTTGAAATCGGCGGCCCCGGGGGACCGCTGACCCTGGACGATGCCCTGGCCGCGCAGACGGCGGCGGGGCCGGTTCGAGCCGCTCCCTTGGATCTTGATGTCCGCGTGACCTTGCCGAACCGGGTGTATGTCACGGGAAAGGGCATCGATACCGAATGGAAAGGGGCGCTGCATATCACAGGAACCCCAGATCAACCCGTTGTTGTCGGTGCCATTGAAAACCTGAGAGGGCAGGTCGAGTTGCTGGGGCGCAATTTTTCCTTGCGTCAGAGCGCGTTGCGCTTTGATGGCGGGCGGCGGCTTGATCCGAACTTGGACATCCGGGCCACCAACACCGCTGGTAAGATCACCGCGGTAGCCCGCATCACCGGGCCGGTGTCCTCGCCCCAGGTCAGCTTTTCTTCCGAGCCCAGTCTGCCCCAAGACGAGGTGATCGCCCATATCCTGTTTGGCAAAAGCTCGGGCCAGCTCTCGGTCATTGAGGCGGTCCAGTTGGCGCGGGCCGTGGGGGAGGTGGGGGGGCTGGCCACCGGAGGCAGCTTCATGGACACCGTGCGGGGCATCACCGGCCTTGACGTTCTCAAGCTAGGCGAGAGCGAGGGAGGAGCCACGACCGTTCAGGCCGGAGCCTATTTGCGGGAGAATGTCTACATCGGCGTCGTCCAGGGGATGAGCCTGGGGGACAGCGCCGTCGAGGTTCAGGTTGATCTGACCCCGTCCCTCAGTCTTGAAACCAAGGCCGGCGCGTCGGGGGCGGGCAGTGCCGGCCTGCTCTGGAAACGGGATTACTAG
- a CDS encoding PAS domain-containing protein, which yields MSANNLALMLRHPDLKRLYQKWLELCDKGEVPMAVDVDPADLRPWLSHMVVIKVEGEGRFVYGYYSAEYAEIFDGDRVGQSIDALPREQRDILKREYEQVRLEQMPVARVYTGVFDGEEQTWERLVLPFLSHDGDVEKMMVAAYRVS from the coding sequence ATGAGCGCGAACAATCTGGCCCTGATGTTGCGGCATCCGGACCTGAAGCGCCTCTACCAGAAGTGGCTGGAGTTGTGCGACAAAGGCGAAGTTCCCATGGCCGTCGATGTCGATCCGGCGGACCTGCGACCCTGGTTATCCCACATGGTGGTGATCAAGGTCGAAGGGGAGGGCCGCTTCGTTTATGGATATTACAGCGCCGAGTACGCCGAGATATTCGACGGCGATCGCGTGGGCCAGTCCATCGACGCCCTACCCCGCGAACAGCGCGACATCCTCAAGCGGGAATACGAACAAGTGCGCCTGGAGCAGATGCCTGTGGCGCGCGTCTATACTGGCGTGTTCGACGGAGAAGAGCAGACCTGGGAGCGTCTCGTCTTGCCTTTCCTGTCCCACGACGGTGACGTGGAGAAAATGATGGTTGCAGCTTACAGGGTGTCGTGA
- a CDS encoding DNA translocase FtsK produces MTTRSVPNGPAPASSTPARGTGAEEFNLWCALNDRPFALRLSEWPEDGPPEWFIEADRGRPQAAVIWGTGTGDEEAATAIAYAFVAGIEWAEAERAALERDPDAGGEGDDDDTGHWIDTHEFDHLPQPVRVGAPPLATKIGGGPVSGQTTAPALDGDLTIPEKEDDSDEDGQGGGREHLIASFLAGRDAPPLEEVPQADPEAASRDLLDEALDEGGPDDGVLTPLDDDSDGALEEGHDNRPELTPLADAAPSSADSGEPDGDRASPPTEPVWDQGTGAPGAGDAVVVDEEADAQEESLGTLPPTTLLFLPDQQPQEESDENELAERAAKLETVLRNFRVRGEIMEVRPGPCVTLFELEPVPGTKSSTIINLADDIARSMSAVTCRIALVPGRSVIGIELPNESRETVYLREILDSEAWTQSRARLPMALGKDIGGEPVVVDLARMPHLLIAGTTGSGKSVGINGMILSMLYHLQPDQCRLIMIDPKMLELSVYDDIPHLLTPVVTDPNKAVSALKWVVREMENRYRAMALLGVRNLDGYNARVIDINARGEQVTSRVQVGYDKERREPIFEDRIVRLEPLPCIVVVVDEMADLMLVAGKEIETLIQRLAQMARAAGIHLIMATQRPSVDVITGTIKANFPTRISFQVTSKIDSRTILGESGAEQLLGQGDMLFMRAGGRISRVHGAFVSDKEVEAVVAHLRHLGSPDYVYSVTEDEDDDYIPSTQGGSGGGGLEDSFSDDGEEGDLYSQALAVILREDKVSVSFVQRHLQIGYNRAARLVERMENEGVVSPPNHVGKREILVSARQFFANRDRDNG; encoded by the coding sequence ATGACCACTCGCTCGGTTCCCAACGGCCCGGCGCCGGCTTCCTCGACCCCCGCGCGCGGCACGGGTGCGGAGGAATTCAACCTTTGGTGTGCTCTTAACGACCGCCCCTTTGCCCTGCGTCTGTCGGAATGGCCGGAGGACGGCCCCCCTGAGTGGTTTATTGAAGCCGATCGCGGCCGGCCCCAGGCCGCCGTCATCTGGGGAACCGGCACGGGCGACGAGGAAGCCGCCACCGCCATCGCCTATGCCTTCGTCGCCGGGATCGAATGGGCTGAGGCCGAACGCGCTGCCTTGGAGCGCGACCCCGACGCGGGCGGGGAGGGGGACGACGACGATACCGGTCACTGGATCGACACCCACGAGTTCGACCACTTGCCCCAGCCCGTGCGGGTTGGCGCCCCGCCGCTGGCCACCAAGATCGGCGGAGGCCCGGTGAGCGGCCAGACCACCGCGCCTGCCCTGGACGGGGACCTGACCATCCCCGAGAAAGAGGACGACAGCGACGAAGACGGGCAGGGGGGCGGGCGCGAGCACCTGATCGCCAGCTTCCTGGCCGGTCGCGATGCCCCCCCCCTCGAAGAAGTCCCCCAGGCGGACCCAGAGGCCGCCTCCAGAGATCTTCTCGACGAAGCGCTTGATGAAGGGGGACCGGACGACGGCGTTTTGACTCCCTTGGATGACGATAGCGATGGTGCGCTGGAGGAAGGCCACGACAACCGGCCCGAGCTCACCCCCTTAGCCGACGCCGCTCCCTCCTCGGCCGACAGCGGCGAGCCCGATGGCGACCGCGCGAGTCCCCCCACCGAACCGGTCTGGGATCAGGGGACCGGCGCACCCGGGGCGGGCGATGCTGTTGTTGTGGACGAGGAGGCCGACGCACAGGAAGAGAGTCTCGGCACGCTGCCTCCCACCACCCTTCTTTTCCTGCCCGATCAACAACCGCAAGAAGAGAGCGACGAGAACGAGCTGGCCGAGCGCGCGGCCAAGCTGGAAACGGTGCTGCGGAACTTCCGGGTCCGGGGCGAGATCATGGAAGTGCGTCCGGGCCCGTGCGTGACCTTGTTCGAACTGGAACCCGTCCCCGGGACCAAATCCTCGACCATCATTAATCTGGCCGACGACATCGCCCGCTCCATGAGCGCGGTCACCTGCCGTATCGCCTTGGTCCCCGGCCGCAGCGTCATCGGGATCGAACTGCCCAACGAGAGCCGCGAAACCGTTTATCTGCGCGAGATCTTGGATTCGGAAGCCTGGACTCAGTCCCGGGCCCGCTTGCCCATGGCCCTGGGCAAGGATATCGGCGGCGAGCCCGTGGTGGTCGATCTGGCCCGCATGCCCCACCTGCTGATCGCCGGCACCACCGGCTCGGGCAAGTCGGTGGGCATCAATGGCATGATCTTGTCCATGCTCTACCACCTTCAGCCCGATCAGTGCCGCCTGATCATGATTGACCCCAAGATGTTGGAGTTGTCGGTTTACGACGACATTCCCCACCTGCTCACCCCGGTGGTGACCGACCCCAACAAGGCGGTGTCGGCCCTTAAGTGGGTGGTGCGGGAAATGGAAAACCGCTACCGGGCCATGGCGCTCCTCGGCGTGCGCAATCTTGATGGCTATAACGCTCGGGTAATCGACATCAACGCCCGGGGCGAGCAGGTGACTAGCCGCGTGCAGGTCGGCTACGACAAGGAACGCCGCGAGCCGATTTTCGAAGATCGCATCGTTCGCCTGGAGCCGTTGCCCTGCATCGTCGTCGTGGTCGATGAAATGGCCGACTTAATGCTGGTCGCCGGCAAGGAGATTGAGACGCTGATCCAGCGCTTGGCCCAGATGGCGCGGGCGGCCGGGATTCATCTGATCATGGCGACCCAGCGGCCCAGCGTGGATGTCATTACCGGCACGATCAAAGCCAACTTCCCGACCCGCATCAGCTTCCAGGTGACCAGCAAGATCGACAGCCGCACCATCTTGGGTGAGTCCGGTGCCGAGCAACTGCTAGGGCAGGGCGATATGCTGTTCATGCGAGCTGGGGGACGCATCAGCCGCGTCCACGGCGCCTTTGTCTCGGACAAGGAGGTCGAGGCCGTCGTGGCGCACCTGCGTCACCTGGGATCACCCGATTACGTGTACTCGGTCACCGAGGATGAAGACGACGACTATATCCCCAGCACTCAGGGTGGCAGCGGCGGGGGCGGTCTTGAGGACTCCTTCTCCGACGACGGCGAGGAGGGAGACCTGTATAGCCAAGCCCTGGCGGTCATTCTCCGCGAGGACAAGGTCTCGGTCAGCTTTGTGCAGCGGCATCTGCAAATCGGCTATAACCGCGCCGCCCGCCTTGTCGAGCGGATGGAAAACGAAGGGGTGGTCAGCCCCCCCAATCACGTGGGCAAACGCGAGATCCTGGTCTCGGCCCGTCAGTTCTTCGCCAACCGCGATCGCGACAACGGGTAA
- a CDS encoding sensor histidine kinase: MDRYVPGPGGLVHVVLSPLPPPWGGACVTFLEGSVPAMEAQRLSSYIDAIPENLVILDREGTIRHVNKGWVEFGSANGAPVDLDWRGVNYLEVCQAVKGPERDDVDEVTHGLKEVLTGRRDFFQWEYPCHSPTEQRWFLMEATPIRESAXGGVAVSHLNITARVLAETKARLADAILDTSAEAIMVTTPDETIIRVNPAFTTVTGYAAEEVLGQTPRLLASGHHDAAFYQAMWQSLRETGSWRGEIWNQRKSGEVYPELVTINAVRDAAGQTTHYVCLFSDITTLKTNEAQLRAINIELEQFAYAVSHDLRQPLRMITSYLQLLLRRMGADLSPDALDFIGEAVRGAQRMDQLIADLLDYACVGRDSGDSTAVSLAAVLERVLRTLAPAIEETKARIEISPALPVVRGTESDLERVFENLIGNALKYRDPERPLEIRIEASGDAGQASIQVRDNGIGLEAGEEEAVFGMFRRLRSGMARAGGTGIGLAICKKLIEHHGGSIRAQAVGGGPGCTFQVTLPLVPKARERRRRLGARKVS; this comes from the coding sequence GTGGATCGCTACGTCCCTGGGCCGGGCGGACTGGTCCATGTGGTCCTCTCGCCCTTACCGCCACCTTGGGGCGGTGCCTGCGTGACGTTTCTCGAGGGCAGTGTCCCGGCAATGGAAGCCCAGCGGCTGTCCTCGTATATCGACGCCATTCCCGAAAACCTCGTGATCTTGGACCGCGAAGGGACAATTCGCCACGTCAACAAGGGCTGGGTGGAGTTTGGCTCGGCCAACGGAGCCCCGGTGGACCTGGACTGGCGCGGGGTCAATTATCTGGAGGTTTGTCAGGCTGTTAAAGGGCCAGAGCGCGATGACGTTGATGAGGTCACCCATGGCCTGAAAGAGGTTTTGACCGGTCGCCGTGATTTTTTTCAATGGGAATATCCGTGCCATTCCCCGACGGAACAACGTTGGTTTCTGATGGAAGCGACGCCCATTCGAGAAAGTGCCTGRGGAGGCGTGGCGGTCAGCCACCTCAACATCACCGCACGGGTTCTGGCGGAAACCAAGGCACGCCTTGCGGACGCGATCTTAGATACCAGCGCCGAAGCGATCATGGTGACGACGCCCGATGAGACGATCATTCGGGTCAACCCGGCTTTTACCACCGTTACGGGGTATGCCGCGGAAGAGGTTCTCGGCCAGACGCCACGGCTTTTGGCCTCGGGGCACCATGATGCGGCTTTTTATCAGGCGATGTGGCAAAGCTTGCGGGAAACGGGATCTTGGCGGGGAGAGATCTGGAACCAGCGGAAATCCGGCGAAGTCTATCCAGAATTGGTCACCATCAATGCGGTGCGTGATGCGGCTGGTCAGACCACTCATTACGTTTGCCTGTTTTCCGACATCACAACCCTCAAGACCAATGAGGCCCAGCTGCGGGCCATTAATATTGAACTAGAGCAGTTTGCGTATGCGGTCTCCCATGATCTGCGCCAACCCTTGCGCATGATCACCTCCTACCTCCAGCTTCTCTTGAGGCGCATGGGGGCCGATTTGAGCCCGGACGCCCTGGATTTCATCGGAGAGGCGGTGCGCGGCGCCCAGCGGATGGATCAGCTGATCGCCGATCTTTTAGACTATGCCTGTGTCGGGCGTGATTCCGGCGACAGCACGGCGGTTTCTCTCGCTGCGGTGCTGGAGCGCGTTTTGCGTACCTTGGCCCCGGCTATCGAGGAAACCAAGGCGCGGATTGAGATCTCCCCTGCCCTACCCGTGGTTCGCGGAACCGAGTCGGATTTGGAGCGGGTTTTTGAGAACCTGATCGGCAACGCCCTTAAATATCGCGATCCCGAGCGTCCCTTGGAGATTCGGATCGAGGCCTCGGGCGACGCGGGGCAGGCGTCGATCCAGGTTCGCGACAACGGTATCGGTCTTGAAGCCGGCGAGGAAGAGGCGGTGTTTGGCATGTTCCGGCGCTTGCGCTCGGGGATGGCGCGGGCCGGCGGGACCGGGATTGGCTTGGCGATCTGCAAGAAACTGATTGAACACCATGGTGGCAGCATTCGGGCCCAAGCGGTAGGAGGGGGGCCAGGATGCACGTTCCAGGTCACCTTGCCTCTCGTGCCGAAGGCGCGAGAGCGGCGGCGGCGGTTGGGAGCGCGCAAGGTGTCGTAG
- a CDS encoding methyl-accepting chemotaxis protein: MTMRQGGHAQHGFGQGETNEEYERLRAFHGLDRACCATLKRLGERFEGVLPGHARAFYDHVMADPAMTESINASGGVERLKKLQQEHWRTLFAAPAGPQHQEAAKRVGLAHERIGLSPEWFIGGTLKQAELFVGTVLEQHRRPAEAREAIIAVLRALFFDMGQSVGSYEHRGVAALVESEILSLSDMLEREAINTVAEIGHKAARFNQIAGQVAKRSEALDQIAAELAQTATQVAVEIQSVASAAMQLHTLGAAIAQRIEGTADASRAMADNARLASDTVADLQGAADQIADVVHLIRTIAAQTRLLALNAAIEAARAGDAGRGFAVVAGEVKTLASQTDASIGDVSARAQEIHQGTVSTAGRIETVVRSITDMERAAGEIALAAREQQAASDDIARCVNGAAQGAARVAERMRDIAQQAEANNSSSDCLTDMSDGLKRDMAVLRDRIMGIVRTSTTHDTHVRVPVAIEANVRESNSVSHPIMIVDLSTAGALIRSRDGQQPRSWPMGTSLTLTLSTPASLGEVACRVLMPSGTATHVQFTSLNTTQRQDLGDALKAIKARDDRMAALCQEVAATVIRLFEDGLRTRKIGRDELFDENYEPIPGTDPVQMRTRFLDFADRVLPAVLDGAVTRLPDIVFCVAIDRNAYIPTHNAAYSKPQRPDDPVWNTANARNRRIFDDRAGLLAAHNREPVFFQTYDRNMGGGKVVFLKEVDVPITLQGEHWGGLRLAYRG; encoded by the coding sequence ATGACCATGCGGCAGGGAGGCCACGCCCAGCACGGCTTCGGCCAGGGCGAAACAAATGAGGAATACGAGCGTCTGCGCGCGTTTCATGGCTTGGATCGGGCCTGTTGCGCCACCTTGAAACGATTGGGTGAGCGGTTTGAAGGCGTCCTTCCCGGACACGCGCGGGCCTTCTACGACCATGTCATGGCCGACCCCGCCATGACCGAGAGCATCAACGCCTCGGGCGGGGTCGAACGCCTTAAAAAACTCCAGCAAGAGCACTGGCGGACCCTGTTCGCCGCCCCCGCCGGCCCCCAGCATCAGGAGGCGGCCAAGCGGGTCGGCTTGGCCCACGAGCGCATTGGCCTGTCTCCCGAGTGGTTTATCGGCGGAACCTTGAAGCAGGCCGAGTTGTTCGTCGGGACCGTGCTAGAGCAGCACCGCCGCCCGGCCGAGGCACGCGAGGCGATCATTGCGGTGCTGCGCGCCTTGTTCTTCGACATGGGCCAGTCGGTGGGCTCCTACGAGCATCGGGGCGTCGCGGCCCTGGTGGAAAGCGAAATCCTCAGCTTGTCCGATATGCTGGAGCGCGAAGCCATTAATACGGTTGCGGAAATCGGCCACAAGGCCGCGCGTTTCAATCAAATCGCCGGGCAGGTTGCCAAGCGTTCAGAAGCCCTGGATCAGATTGCCGCCGAGTTGGCCCAGACCGCCACCCAGGTTGCGGTGGAAATCCAGTCCGTTGCCTCGGCGGCCATGCAGCTTCACACCCTGGGGGCCGCCATCGCCCAGCGGATCGAGGGCACCGCCGATGCGTCGCGCGCCATGGCCGATAATGCCCGGCTGGCCTCGGATACGGTGGCCGATTTGCAAGGCGCCGCTGACCAAATCGCCGATGTTGTCCACCTGATCCGCACCATTGCCGCCCAAACCCGCCTTCTGGCCCTGAATGCCGCCATCGAGGCGGCGCGGGCAGGCGATGCCGGCCGGGGCTTTGCTGTGGTGGCCGGCGAGGTCAAAACCCTGGCCAGCCAGACCGATGCCAGCATTGGCGATGTCTCGGCCCGAGCCCAGGAAATCCATCAGGGCACGGTGAGCACTGCCGGGCGTATCGAGACCGTGGTGCGCTCGATCACCGACATGGAACGCGCTGCCGGGGAAATCGCCCTGGCCGCGCGCGAACAGCAAGCCGCCTCGGACGATATCGCCCGCTGTGTGAACGGCGCAGCGCAAGGGGCGGCGCGCGTCGCCGAGCGCATGCGCGACATCGCCCAGCAGGCCGAAGCCAACAACAGCAGCTCGGATTGCCTGACCGACATGTCCGACGGCCTCAAACGCGACATGGCGGTGTTGCGCGACCGGATCATGGGGATTGTCCGAACCTCCACCACCCACGACACCCATGTCCGGGTGCCCGTGGCCATTGAGGCCAATGTTCGCGAGTCCAACAGCGTCAGCCACCCCATCATGATCGTCGATCTATCCACGGCCGGCGCCCTGATCCGGTCCCGCGATGGGCAACAGCCCCGGTCTTGGCCGATGGGAACATCGTTGACCCTCACCCTATCCACGCCGGCCTCCCTGGGCGAGGTGGCGTGTCGGGTCCTTATGCCCTCGGGGACAGCAACCCATGTTCAGTTCACCAGCCTTAATACCACCCAGCGTCAGGACTTGGGCGATGCCCTCAAGGCTATCAAAGCTCGAGATGACCGCATGGCGGCCTTGTGCCAAGAGGTCGCCGCTACTGTGATCCGCCTGTTCGAGGACGGCCTGCGGACCCGCAAGATCGGACGCGATGAGCTGTTTGACGAAAACTACGAGCCGATTCCTGGAACCGATCCGGTCCAGATGCGCACCCGCTTCCTCGATTTCGCCGACCGGGTGTTGCCAGCGGTGCTTGACGGAGCCGTGACGCGACTTCCCGACATTGTTTTTTGCGTCGCCATCGACCGCAACGCCTACATTCCCACCCACAACGCCGCCTACAGCAAACCTCAGCGGCCCGATGATCCGGTGTGGAACACGGCCAACGCTCGTAACCGCCGCATTTTTGATGATCGCGCCGGCCTGTTGGCCGCGCATAATCGCGAACCAGTGTTCTTCCAGACGTATGATCGCAATATGGGCGGCGGCAAGGTGGTGTTTCTCAAGGAAGTGGACGTCCCGATCACCCTCCAAGGTGAGCACTGGGGGGGGCTGCGCTTGGCTTATCGGGGATAG